One Natronomonas moolapensis 8.8.11 genomic region harbors:
- a CDS encoding MarR family transcriptional regulator codes for MSATEFGGGPGVGWEAVADLPPSAKLVAKVLEYNERLTQSQLAAETMLPSRTVRYAITRLEEVDAVESRFSFTDARKRVYALNIDAEPQPS; via the coding sequence ATGAGCGCAACCGAATTCGGCGGGGGACCGGGCGTCGGCTGGGAGGCCGTCGCCGACCTCCCGCCGAGCGCGAAACTGGTCGCGAAGGTCCTCGAGTACAACGAGCGGCTGACACAGAGCCAACTGGCGGCGGAGACGATGCTTCCCTCCCGGACGGTTCGGTACGCGATTACCCGGCTCGAGGAAGTCGACGCCGTGGAATCGCGGTTCTCGTTCACCGACGCCCGGAAGCGAGTGTACGCGCTCAACATCGACGCCGAGCCGCAGCCGAGCTGA
- the mre11 gene encoding DNA double-strand break repair protein Mre11: protein MTRVLHTADTHLGYRQYHSTERRADFLDAFRRVIEDATDDGVDAVVHAGDLFHDRRPGLSDLLGTRDVLETLSEADIPFLAVVGNHEAKRSAQWLDLFEAMGLATRLGEEPTVVGDTAFYGLDFVPRSRREDLEYGFAPHDADHAALVSHGRFEPLVPDYGNVEWDLEAVLESASVEFDAVLLGDEHAPTKQEVTGAWATYPGSTERASAGERDERGYNLVAFDGDVRISRRGIETRPFVFVDLDLAEGEGVERVHDRLREHDLERAVVHVSIEGDGEAVAPARIESFATDEGALVARVTDRREFEAADVDLDVSFGDPDAAVEERIGELGLSDAARELDGTIRAGSVADSNVAEEIERRVGELLGDPDAFESAPESDDATGDGSGAGAALDGGVADDPGTESADGVVDDAETTDDAGATDDAGATGGGGNAVEPETAGDDGDGDDTPLGPDADGKGQASMEEYL from the coding sequence ATGACACGGGTGCTTCACACCGCCGACACCCACCTCGGGTACCGACAGTACCACAGCACCGAGCGGCGGGCTGACTTCCTCGATGCGTTCCGACGGGTGATCGAGGACGCGACCGATGACGGAGTCGACGCCGTCGTCCACGCTGGGGATCTCTTTCACGACCGCCGCCCGGGCCTCTCGGACCTTCTGGGGACGCGGGACGTCCTCGAGACGCTCTCGGAGGCCGACATCCCGTTTCTCGCCGTCGTCGGAAACCACGAGGCCAAGCGCTCAGCGCAGTGGCTCGACCTCTTCGAGGCGATGGGGCTGGCGACGCGGCTGGGCGAGGAACCGACCGTGGTCGGCGACACCGCCTTCTACGGGCTCGATTTCGTTCCGCGCTCCCGACGCGAGGACCTCGAGTACGGGTTCGCCCCCCACGACGCCGACCACGCGGCACTCGTCTCGCACGGCCGCTTCGAGCCGCTCGTCCCCGACTACGGCAACGTCGAGTGGGACCTCGAAGCAGTGTTGGAGTCGGCGTCAGTCGAATTCGACGCGGTGCTTTTGGGCGACGAACACGCGCCGACCAAACAAGAAGTGACGGGGGCGTGGGCCACCTATCCGGGCTCCACGGAGCGCGCGAGCGCCGGCGAACGCGACGAACGCGGCTACAACCTCGTCGCGTTCGACGGCGACGTCCGGATCTCGCGGCGGGGGATCGAGACCCGACCGTTCGTCTTCGTCGATCTCGACCTCGCCGAGGGCGAGGGTGTAGAACGGGTCCACGATCGGCTCCGCGAACACGACCTCGAGAGGGCGGTCGTCCACGTCTCGATCGAGGGCGACGGCGAGGCTGTCGCGCCGGCTCGGATTGAGTCCTTCGCCACCGACGAGGGAGCGTTGGTCGCCCGGGTGACCGACCGACGTGAGTTCGAGGCGGCCGACGTCGATCTCGACGTCTCCTTCGGCGACCCCGACGCGGCCGTCGAGGAGCGTATCGGCGAGTTGGGCCTCAGCGACGCGGCCCGCGAGCTCGACGGGACGATCCGGGCGGGGTCGGTCGCGGATTCGAACGTCGCGGAGGAAATCGAACGCCGCGTCGGGGAGTTGCTCGGGGACCCGGACGCCTTCGAGTCGGCCCCGGAGAGCGACGACGCGACCGGGGACGGAAGCGGGGCCGGCGCGGCGCTGGACGGCGGGGTGGCCGATGACCCGGGGACCGAGTCGGCAGACGGAGTCGTCGACGACGCCGAGACAACGGACGACGCCGGGGCGACCGATGACGCCGGAGCGACCGGGGGCGGCGGCAACGCTGTCGAACCCGAAACAGCCGGTGACGACGGCGACGGCGACGATACACCCCTTGGCCCCGACGCCGACGGCAAGGGACAGGCGTCCATGGAGGAGTACCTGTGA